One window of the Nocardia terpenica genome contains the following:
- a CDS encoding GntR family transcriptional regulator, which produces MLPLGTVDRSDDRPPFRQIASLLREAILMGRIGPGEKLPSEAELIEHFGVARMTVRQAVQELRGEGLVRSEHGRGVFVQPQAPIRRLASDRFARKHRAGADGKAAFSVEAEKSGFTASVDRIQVHREKANPLAAERLRVGPDHEVVVRARRYLANGRPVELATSYIPAEFATGTKIEQVDTGPGGIYARLEEQGHLLARFVEEVGARMPHPDERRELEIGAGVPVITVVRTAYDMNDVAVEVCDTVKIATAYVLEYEFAAR; this is translated from the coding sequence ATGTTGCCGCTCGGGACGGTAGATCGGTCGGACGATCGTCCGCCGTTCCGGCAGATTGCGTCGTTACTGCGGGAAGCAATCCTCATGGGACGGATTGGCCCAGGTGAGAAGTTGCCATCCGAAGCGGAGCTGATCGAACACTTCGGTGTTGCGCGCATGACGGTTCGTCAGGCTGTCCAGGAGCTCCGAGGAGAAGGGCTCGTTCGGTCGGAGCATGGTCGTGGTGTATTCGTACAGCCGCAAGCGCCTATCCGTCGTCTGGCGTCCGACCGGTTCGCTCGGAAACACCGGGCTGGAGCCGATGGTAAGGCGGCGTTTAGCGTCGAGGCCGAGAAGTCTGGGTTCACGGCTAGCGTTGATCGGATTCAGGTGCATCGGGAGAAGGCGAATCCGCTTGCTGCTGAACGTCTTCGGGTTGGGCCAGATCACGAAGTGGTCGTTCGTGCTCGGCGATACCTGGCGAATGGTCGACCAGTGGAGCTGGCCACTTCGTACATTCCGGCCGAGTTCGCGACCGGGACAAAGATCGAACAGGTCGATACCGGTCCGGGTGGCATCTATGCGCGGCTCGAAGAACAAGGTCATCTCCTCGCACGGTTCGTGGAAGAGGTCGGTGCGCGAATGCCTCACCCTGATGAGCGTCGTGAGCTTGAGATTGGTGCTGGCGTACCTGTGATCACCGTGGTTAGAACGGCGTACGACATGAATGACGTGGCCGTCGAGGTGTGCGACACGGTAAAGATCGCGACCGCGTATGTGTTGGAGTACGAGTTCGCCGCTCGCTAG
- a CDS encoding DUF3566 domain-containing protein, producing MTTPNQPNDERHHANGVTERIAPSPIPPRPIPRPGASGDNGASAGSDTPEAKGQAEPAASAESAPEAAGNSGGGSRFEEGWSQLPQREPQSNLHRPGQPPVTGRPPAAPAGLGGGVSNARTTTDLAAKAARKEAAMVKSVGIDGPTRSIARPELVKDMPDLSELRHPLPHGETAGAQPHAVSLAAPAAVAASVTSGEPLRATVQLRHIDPWSTLKVSLVISVAMFFVWMLAVGFLYIVLSGMGVWDRLNSTFTDMVSDNGSSGSGLIDAGAVFGYAAVIGIINVVLFTALSTVGVFIYNQCTDLVGGIQVTLADPD from the coding sequence TTGACCACTCCGAATCAGCCGAATGACGAGCGGCACCACGCGAACGGTGTGACCGAGCGGATCGCACCGTCGCCGATTCCGCCGCGCCCGATTCCGCGTCCCGGCGCATCGGGCGACAACGGGGCGAGCGCAGGGTCGGACACACCCGAGGCAAAGGGCCAGGCCGAGCCCGCGGCGTCCGCCGAGTCGGCGCCGGAGGCCGCCGGCAACTCCGGCGGCGGCTCACGGTTCGAGGAGGGCTGGTCGCAGCTGCCGCAGCGGGAGCCGCAGTCCAACCTGCATCGCCCCGGCCAGCCGCCGGTGACCGGCCGCCCGCCGGCCGCCCCGGCGGGCCTGGGCGGCGGGGTGTCCAACGCCCGCACCACCACGGACCTGGCGGCCAAGGCGGCCCGCAAGGAGGCCGCCATGGTGAAGTCGGTCGGTATCGACGGCCCGACCCGCAGCATCGCCCGGCCGGAGCTGGTCAAGGACATGCCGGACCTGTCGGAACTGCGCCACCCGCTGCCGCACGGCGAAACCGCCGGCGCACAGCCGCATGCGGTCTCGCTCGCCGCCCCGGCGGCGGTGGCCGCGTCGGTCACCTCGGGTGAGCCGCTGCGGGCGACCGTGCAGCTACGCCACATCGACCCCTGGTCGACGCTGAAGGTATCGCTGGTGATCAGCGTGGCCATGTTCTTCGTGTGGATGCTGGCGGTCGGCTTCCTCTACATCGTGCTGTCCGGCATGGGTGTGTGGGACCGGCTCAACAGCACCTTCACCGACATGGTGTCCGACAACGGCTCCTCCGGATCCGGCCTGATCGACGCGGGCGCCGTCTTCGGCTACGCGGCGGTGATCGGCATCATCAACGTGGTGTTGTTCACCGCCCTGTCCACGGTCGGCGTCTTCATCTACAACCAGTGCACCGACCTCGTCGGCGGCATCCAGGTCACCCTGGCCGACCCCGACTAG
- the gyrA gene encoding DNA gyrase subunit A — translation MTETTLPPNGGDRIEPVDIQHEMQNSYIDYAMSVIVGRALPEVRDGLKPVHRRILYAMYDNGYRPDRGYVKSARPVAETMGNYHPHGDTAIYDTLVRMAQPWSMRYPLIDPQGNFGSRGNDGPAAMRYTECRLTPLAMEMLREIDEETVDFTPNYDGRSQEPVVLPSRVPALLMNGSGGIAVGMATNIPPHNLREVAEAIYWALENHEADEETTLAACMERIKGPDFPTYGMIVGTSGIHDAYQTGRGAIRMRGVVEIEEDNRGRTTIVITELPYQVNTDNFINSIAEQVRDGKIAGVSDIHDESSDRAGLRIVVTVKRDAIAKVVLNNLYKHTQLQTSFGANMLSIVDGVPRTLRLDQMIRLYVTHQLDVIVRRTRYRLRKAEERAHILRGLVKALDALDEVIALIRRSADTETARTGLMRLLDIDEIQATAILDMQLRRLSALERQKIIDELAKIELEIADLKDILAKPERQRAIVRDELKEIVDKYGDDRRTRIIAADGEVNDEDLIAREDVVVTITETGYAKRTKTDLYRSQKRGGKGVQGAGLKQDDLVKHFFVTSTHDWLLFFTNLGRVYRAKAYELPEANRTARGQHVANLLAFQPDEKIAQVIQIKSYEDAPYLVLATRNGLVKKSRLTDFDSNRSGGIVAVNLRDRDELVGAALCSADDDLLLVSAHGQSIRFSADDEVLRPMGRATSGVQGMRFNAADELLSLNVVRSDTYLLVATAGGYAKRTAIEEYTAQGRGGKGVLTIQYDEKRGSLVGALIVDDEDELYAITSGGGVIRTAANQVRKAGRQTKGVRLMNLGEGDTLLAIARNADEPDQVSGEDDTSGSE, via the coding sequence ATGACCGAGACCACACTGCCTCCCAACGGTGGCGACCGGATCGAACCGGTCGATATCCAGCACGAGATGCAGAACAGCTACATCGATTACGCGATGAGCGTGATCGTGGGCCGCGCGCTGCCCGAGGTGCGCGACGGCCTCAAGCCGGTGCACCGCCGGATCCTGTACGCGATGTACGACAACGGGTATCGGCCCGACCGCGGCTATGTGAAGTCGGCCCGCCCGGTCGCCGAGACGATGGGTAACTACCACCCGCACGGCGACACCGCCATCTACGACACCCTGGTCCGCATGGCGCAGCCCTGGTCGATGCGCTACCCGCTGATCGACCCCCAGGGCAACTTCGGCTCGCGCGGCAACGACGGCCCCGCCGCCATGCGCTACACCGAGTGCCGTCTCACCCCGCTGGCGATGGAGATGCTGCGCGAGATCGACGAGGAGACCGTCGATTTCACGCCGAACTACGACGGCCGCTCCCAGGAGCCGGTGGTTCTCCCCAGCCGCGTGCCCGCCCTGTTGATGAACGGGTCCGGCGGCATCGCGGTCGGCATGGCCACCAACATCCCCCCGCACAACCTGCGCGAGGTGGCCGAGGCGATCTACTGGGCGCTCGAGAACCACGAGGCCGACGAGGAGACCACCCTCGCCGCCTGCATGGAGCGGATCAAGGGCCCGGACTTCCCGACCTACGGCATGATCGTGGGCACCTCCGGCATCCACGACGCGTACCAGACCGGGCGCGGCGCCATCCGCATGCGCGGCGTGGTCGAGATCGAGGAGGACAACCGGGGTCGCACCACGATCGTCATCACCGAGCTGCCGTACCAGGTCAACACCGACAACTTCATCAACTCGATCGCCGAGCAGGTCCGCGACGGCAAGATCGCGGGTGTCTCGGACATCCACGACGAGTCCTCCGACCGTGCCGGTCTGCGCATCGTGGTCACCGTCAAGCGCGACGCGATCGCCAAGGTCGTGCTGAACAACCTGTACAAGCACACCCAGCTGCAGACCAGCTTCGGCGCCAACATGCTGTCCATCGTCGACGGCGTGCCGCGCACGCTGCGGCTGGACCAGATGATCCGGCTCTACGTCACCCATCAGTTGGACGTCATCGTCCGGCGCACCCGCTACCGGCTGCGCAAGGCCGAGGAGCGCGCCCACATCCTGCGCGGCCTGGTCAAGGCGCTCGACGCCCTGGACGAGGTCATCGCGCTGATCCGGCGCTCGGCCGACACCGAGACCGCGCGCACCGGCCTGATGCGCCTGCTCGACATCGACGAGATCCAGGCGACCGCGATCCTGGACATGCAGCTGCGCCGCCTGTCCGCCCTGGAGCGGCAGAAGATCATCGACGAATTGGCCAAGATCGAGCTCGAAATCGCCGATCTGAAGGACATCCTGGCCAAGCCGGAGCGGCAGCGCGCGATCGTCCGCGACGAGCTGAAGGAGATCGTCGACAAGTACGGCGACGACCGCCGCACCCGGATCATCGCGGCCGACGGCGAGGTCAACGACGAGGACCTGATCGCCCGCGAGGACGTGGTCGTCACCATCACCGAGACCGGCTACGCCAAGCGCACCAAGACCGACCTGTACCGCAGCCAGAAGCGCGGCGGCAAGGGCGTGCAGGGCGCCGGCCTCAAGCAGGACGATCTGGTGAAGCACTTCTTCGTCACCTCGACCCACGACTGGCTGCTGTTCTTCACCAACCTGGGCCGGGTGTACCGGGCCAAGGCGTACGAGCTGCCCGAGGCCAACCGCACCGCGCGGGGCCAGCACGTGGCCAATCTGCTGGCCTTCCAGCCCGACGAGAAGATCGCCCAGGTCATCCAGATCAAGTCCTACGAGGACGCGCCGTATCTGGTGCTGGCCACGCGCAACGGCCTGGTGAAGAAGTCGCGGCTGACCGATTTCGACTCCAACCGCTCCGGCGGCATCGTCGCGGTGAATCTGCGCGATCGTGACGAATTGGTCGGCGCGGCACTGTGTTCGGCCGACGACGACCTGCTGCTGGTGTCGGCGCACGGTCAGTCGATCCGGTTCTCCGCCGACGACGAGGTGCTGCGCCCGATGGGCCGCGCCACCTCCGGCGTGCAGGGCATGCGTTTCAACGCCGCCGACGAGCTGTTGTCGCTCAACGTGGTTCGCTCGGACACCTATCTGCTGGTGGCCACCGCGGGAGGCTATGCGAAGCGCACGGCCATCGAGGAATACACTGCTCAGGGTCGTGGCGGTAAAGGTGTATTGACTATTCAGTACGACGAAAAGCGTGGCAGTCTGGTGGGCGCACTCATCGTCGACGACGAGGACGAGCTCTACGCCATCACCTCCGGAGGCGGTGTCATCCGGACGGCGGCGAACCAGGTGCGTAAGGCGGGTCGGCAGACCAAGGGTGTGCGATTGATGAACCTCGGCGAGGGCGATACTTTGCTTGCGATCGCGCGCAACGCCGATGAGCCCGACCAGGTTTCCGGCGAAGACGACACCAGCGGTTCCGAGTAG
- the gyrB gene encoding DNA topoisomerase (ATP-hydrolyzing) subunit B produces MAANDSNASGTTRAKAGNQDYGASNITVLEGLEAVRKRPGMYIGSTGERGLHHLIWEVVDNSVDEAMAGFASRVDVTLLADGGVEVVDDGRGIPVEMHSQGIPTIEVVMTQLHAGGKFDSDAYAVSGGLHGVGISVVNALSTTLQVEIDRDGHHWTQEYKDAKPGKLVQGDPTRRTGTTVRFWADPDIFETTDYNFETVARRLQEMAFLNKGLTITLTDQRVTDSEITDEVVSETAEAPKQAEGGAAGEHKVKTRTYLYPGGLEDFVKHINRSKQPIHNSVVSFTGKGAGHELEVAMQWNSGYSESVHTFANTINTHEGGTHEEGFRAALTSVVNKYAKDKKLLKDKDGNLTGDDIREGLAAIVSVKVADPQFEGQTKTKLGNTEVKSFVQRTCNEHLAHWFEANPADAKTIVQKAVSSAQARVAARKARELVRRKSATDLGGLPGKLADCRAKDPRLSEIYIVEGDSAGGSAKSGRDSMYQAILPIRGKIINVEKARIDRVLKNNEVQSIITAFGTGIHDEFDIAKLRYHKIILMADADVDGQHITTLLLTLLFRFMRPLVEHGHVYLSCPPLYKLKWQRSEPEFAYSDRERDALLEQGQAAGKKINKDDGVQRYKGLGEMNPKELWETTMDPETRLLRLVTLDDAAAADELFSILMGEDVEARRSFITRNAKDVRFLDL; encoded by the coding sequence GTGGCTGCCAACGACTCCAACGCAAGCGGCACGACCAGGGCGAAAGCGGGCAACCAGGACTACGGTGCCTCCAATATCACGGTTCTCGAGGGGCTCGAGGCGGTCCGCAAGCGTCCCGGTATGTACATCGGCTCCACCGGTGAGCGCGGTCTGCACCATCTGATCTGGGAGGTTGTGGACAACTCCGTCGACGAGGCGATGGCGGGCTTCGCCTCGCGGGTCGATGTCACCCTGCTGGCCGACGGCGGCGTCGAGGTCGTCGACGACGGCCGCGGTATCCCGGTCGAGATGCACTCCCAGGGCATTCCGACGATCGAGGTCGTCATGACCCAGCTGCACGCCGGTGGCAAGTTCGACTCCGACGCCTACGCGGTGTCGGGCGGTCTGCACGGCGTCGGCATCTCCGTGGTGAACGCGCTGTCCACCACGCTGCAGGTGGAGATCGACCGCGACGGCCACCACTGGACCCAGGAGTACAAGGACGCCAAGCCCGGCAAGCTGGTGCAGGGCGACCCGACCCGGCGCACCGGCACCACCGTCCGGTTCTGGGCGGATCCGGACATCTTCGAGACCACCGACTACAACTTCGAGACGGTCGCGCGGCGGCTGCAGGAGATGGCGTTCCTCAACAAGGGACTCACCATCACGCTCACCGATCAGCGGGTGACCGACTCCGAGATCACCGACGAGGTGGTCAGCGAGACCGCCGAGGCGCCCAAGCAGGCCGAGGGCGGCGCCGCGGGCGAGCACAAGGTCAAGACCCGGACCTACCTCTACCCGGGCGGTCTCGAGGATTTCGTCAAGCACATCAACCGGTCCAAGCAGCCCATCCACAACTCGGTGGTGTCGTTCACCGGCAAGGGCGCCGGCCACGAGCTCGAGGTCGCGATGCAGTGGAACTCGGGTTACTCCGAGTCCGTGCACACCTTCGCCAACACCATCAACACCCATGAGGGCGGCACCCACGAGGAGGGGTTCCGGGCGGCGCTGACCTCGGTGGTCAACAAGTACGCCAAGGACAAGAAGCTGCTCAAGGACAAGGACGGCAACCTCACCGGCGACGACATCCGCGAGGGCCTGGCCGCCATCGTCAGCGTGAAGGTCGCCGACCCGCAGTTCGAGGGACAGACCAAGACCAAGCTCGGCAATACCGAGGTCAAGTCGTTCGTGCAGCGCACCTGCAACGAGCACCTGGCGCACTGGTTCGAGGCCAATCCGGCCGACGCGAAAACCATTGTGCAGAAGGCCGTCTCGTCGGCGCAGGCGCGCGTCGCGGCGCGCAAGGCGCGAGAGCTGGTGCGCCGCAAGAGCGCGACGGATCTGGGTGGCCTGCCCGGTAAGCTGGCCGACTGCCGTGCCAAGGATCCGCGCCTGTCGGAGATCTACATCGTGGAGGGCGACTCCGCCGGCGGCTCGGCCAAATCCGGCCGCGACTCCATGTACCAGGCCATCCTCCCCATCCGCGGCAAAATCATCAACGTCGAGAAGGCCCGCATCGACCGCGTCCTCAAAAACAACGAGGTCCAATCCATCATCACCGCCTTCGGCACCGGCATCCACGACGAATTCGACATCGCCAAACTCCGCTACCACAAGATCATCCTCATGGCCGACGCCGACGTCGACGGCCAACACATCACCACCCTGCTGTTGACCCTGCTGTTCCGGTTCATGCGCCCCCTGGTCGAACACGGCCACGTCTACCTGTCCTGCCCCCCGCTCTACAAACTCAAATGGCAGCGCAGCGAACCCGAATTCGCCTACTCCGACCGCGAACGCGACGCCCTGCTCGAACAGGGCCAGGCCGCAGGCAAGAAGATCAACAAAGACGACGGCGTGCAACGCTACAAAGGTCTCGGCGAAATGAACCCCAAAGAACTCTGGGAAACCACCATGGACCCCGAGACCCGCCTGCTGCGCCTGGTCACCCTCGACGACGCGGCCGCCGCCGACGAACTGTTCAGCATCCTCATGGGCGAAGACGTCGAAGCCCGCCGCAGCTTCATCACCCGCAACGCCAAAGACGTCCGCTTCCTCGACCTGTAG
- a CDS encoding DUF721 family protein produces MVADAHEPDDHDGTHPAPSGAAESELRGVDLARRALEEARAAARASGKSVGQGRASPRKGGVRALRRRGGWSGARPDERDPQPLSALAGALAKSRGWSGKVAEGTLFGRWAGVVGEDIAAHATPVSLTDGVLSIQAESTAWATQLRMLQSQLLAKIAAAVGQGVVTSLRISGPAAPSWRKGERHVKGRGPRDTYG; encoded by the coding sequence GTGGTGGCCGACGCGCACGAGCCCGACGACCACGACGGCACCCACCCCGCGCCGTCCGGCGCGGCCGAATCCGAGCTGCGCGGAGTCGATCTCGCCCGCCGCGCCCTTGAGGAGGCGCGGGCGGCGGCCCGGGCCAGCGGCAAATCCGTCGGGCAGGGCCGGGCCTCGCCGCGCAAGGGCGGGGTGCGCGCGCTGCGGCGGCGCGGCGGCTGGTCCGGCGCCCGCCCCGACGAGCGCGATCCACAGCCGTTGTCGGCCTTGGCCGGTGCGCTGGCCAAGAGCCGCGGCTGGTCCGGCAAGGTCGCCGAGGGCACGCTGTTCGGTCGCTGGGCGGGGGTGGTCGGCGAGGACATCGCCGCGCACGCCACCCCGGTCTCGCTCACCGACGGGGTGCTGAGCATCCAGGCCGAGTCGACCGCGTGGGCGACCCAGTTGCGCATGCTCCAGTCCCAGCTGCTGGCCAAGATCGCCGCGGCGGTCGGGCAGGGGGTGGTCACCTCGCTACGCATCAGCGGCCCCGCCGCCCCCAGCTGGCGCAAGGGAGAACGGCACGTCAAGGGCCGCGGGCCCCGCGACACCTACGGCTGA
- the recF gene encoding DNA replication/repair protein RecF (All proteins in this family for which functions are known are DNA-binding proteins that assist the filamentation of RecA onto DNA for the initiation of recombination or recombinational repair.), with protein MYVRALTLRDFRSWDQAELELPPGRTVFLGANGNGKTNLVEALGYLSTLGSHRVSTDAPLIRMGAQRARVGATVVNTGRELRIDIELNQGSANRAQINRSPVRRPREILGILQTVLFAPEDLALVRGDPSERRRFLDELCTARLPRLAGVRSDYDRVLRQRSALLKTAGRQARSRTGSAAELSTLDVWDGHLAAHGAELLAQRLRLVHDLSPFLEQSYRSIAPESRTAAIGYRSAYLPPEFLTPEREPAADDVAVLEAILLRELAAARGRELERGVCLVGPHRDDLDLMLGSAPAKGFASHGESWSFALALRLGAFELLRSVGTDPVLLLDDVFAELDRRRRAALAAVAATAEQVLITAAVPEDVPPELEAHPLRVETAGEADERTSYIEGRPAPTTAG; from the coding sequence ATGTACGTGCGGGCGCTGACGCTGCGGGACTTTCGCTCCTGGGATCAGGCCGAGCTCGAATTGCCCCCGGGCCGAACGGTTTTCCTGGGTGCGAACGGTAACGGCAAGACCAACCTGGTCGAGGCCCTCGGCTACCTGTCGACGCTCGGCTCGCATCGGGTGTCCACCGACGCGCCGCTGATCCGGATGGGGGCGCAGCGGGCCAGGGTCGGTGCGACGGTGGTGAACACCGGGCGCGAGCTGCGGATCGACATCGAGCTGAACCAGGGGTCGGCGAACCGAGCCCAGATCAACCGGTCGCCGGTGCGGCGGCCGCGGGAGATCCTGGGCATCCTGCAGACGGTGCTGTTCGCGCCGGAGGACCTGGCCCTGGTGCGGGGCGATCCGTCCGAGCGCCGCCGCTTCCTCGACGAGCTGTGCACGGCCCGGCTGCCCCGGCTGGCCGGGGTGCGCTCGGACTACGACCGGGTGCTGCGGCAGCGGTCGGCGCTGTTGAAAACCGCTGGGCGGCAGGCCCGTTCGCGCACCGGATCCGCCGCCGAGCTGAGCACCCTGGACGTCTGGGACGGGCACCTCGCCGCGCACGGCGCCGAGCTGCTGGCACAGCGGCTACGCCTGGTCCACGATCTGTCGCCGTTCCTGGAGCAGTCCTACCGGTCCATCGCGCCGGAATCGCGGACGGCCGCGATCGGGTACCGCAGCGCATACCTGCCGCCCGAATTCCTGACGCCCGAGCGCGAACCCGCGGCCGACGATGTCGCCGTGCTGGAGGCGATCCTGCTGCGCGAGCTGGCCGCGGCGCGCGGCCGGGAGCTCGAGCGCGGCGTGTGCCTGGTCGGCCCGCACCGCGACGACCTGGACCTGATGCTGGGTTCGGCCCCGGCGAAAGGCTTTGCCAGCCACGGCGAGTCGTGGTCGTTCGCGCTGGCCCTGCGCCTGGGGGCGTTCGAACTGCTGCGCAGCGTGGGCACCGATCCGGTGCTGCTGCTCGACGACGTGTTCGCCGAACTCGACCGCCGCCGCCGCGCCGCCCTGGCCGCCGTCGCCGCCACCGCCGAGCAGGTTCTCATCACCGCGGCCGTGCCCGAGGACGTCCCGCCCGAGCTCGAGGCGCATCCGCTGCGGGTCGAGACCGCGGGCGAGGCCGACGAGCGCACCTCCTACATCGAGGGGCGGCCCGCCCCGACGACCGCCGGATGA
- the dnaN gene encoding DNA polymerase III subunit beta, with the protein MELASMKFRVAREDFAESVAWVARSLPSRPPVPVLGGVLLVANEDGLTVSGFDYEVSAQMRVAAEVAGPGQVLVSGRLLADITKALSNKPVDVSVDGTRVLIACGSAKFSLPTMPVEDYPQLPELPPQTGELAVDLFSSAVGQVAVAAGRDDTLPMLTGIRVEIEGAKVVLAATDRFRLAVRHLEWQPGRDDVETAVLVPARTLSEAAKTLGPSDAPVQLAFGTGTDGLLGIVNGGRRTTTRLLDAEFPKFRQLLPKEHTSIATLQVSVLIEAIKRVALVAERGAQVRLEFSEQGLQLSAGGDDAGRAEEWLEADFRGEPLTIAFNPGYLNDGLAALHSDRVTFGFTTPSRPAVLCPTAEEDPAPTESGAYPALDSDYIYLLMPVRLPG; encoded by the coding sequence ATGGAGCTTGCAAGCATGAAGTTTCGGGTCGCTCGCGAGGATTTCGCCGAATCCGTCGCCTGGGTGGCCCGCAGCCTGCCGTCGCGCCCGCCGGTGCCGGTGCTCGGTGGCGTCCTGCTGGTGGCGAACGAGGACGGCCTGACCGTCTCCGGATTCGATTACGAGGTCTCCGCGCAGATGCGGGTCGCGGCCGAGGTCGCCGGTCCGGGACAGGTATTGGTGTCGGGCCGCCTGCTGGCCGACATCACCAAGGCGCTGTCCAACAAGCCGGTGGACGTCTCCGTCGACGGCACCCGCGTGCTGATCGCCTGCGGCAGTGCGAAATTCTCGCTGCCGACCATGCCGGTCGAGGACTATCCCCAGCTTCCCGAACTGCCGCCGCAGACCGGTGAACTCGCGGTCGACCTGTTCTCCTCCGCCGTCGGCCAGGTGGCGGTCGCCGCCGGTCGCGACGACACGCTGCCCATGCTCACCGGTATCCGGGTCGAGATCGAGGGCGCCAAGGTCGTGCTCGCGGCCACCGACCGCTTCCGGCTCGCGGTCCGCCACCTCGAATGGCAGCCCGGCCGCGACGACGTCGAGACCGCGGTGCTGGTCCCCGCCCGTACGCTGTCCGAGGCCGCCAAGACGCTCGGCCCGTCCGACGCGCCGGTGCAGCTGGCGTTCGGCACCGGAACCGACGGCCTGCTCGGCATCGTGAACGGCGGCCGCCGCACCACCACCCGGCTGCTCGACGCGGAATTCCCCAAGTTCCGGCAATTGCTCCCCAAGGAGCACACCTCCATCGCGACCCTCCAGGTGAGCGTGCTCATCGAGGCGATCAAGCGCGTGGCGCTGGTGGCCGAGCGCGGCGCCCAGGTGCGGCTGGAATTCTCCGAGCAGGGCCTGCAGCTGTCCGCCGGTGGCGACGACGCCGGCCGCGCCGAGGAGTGGCTGGAGGCCGACTTCCGCGGCGAGCCGCTGACCATCGCGTTCAACCCGGGCTACCTCAACGACGGTCTGGCCGCACTGCATTCGGACCGGGTGACCTTCGGCTTCACCACCCCCAGCCGCCCGGCGGTGCTGTGCCCCACCGCCGAGGAAGATCCGGCCCCCACCGAATCGGGCGCGTACCCCGCGCTGGACAGCGACTACATCTACCTGCTCATGCCGGTCCGCCTGCCGGGCTGA